The following is a genomic window from Labeo rohita strain BAU-BD-2019 chromosome 11, IGBB_LRoh.1.0, whole genome shotgun sequence.
AGAGCTTGGTGGGATCATTCCCTGAAGGACTTTCTGTGTATCCACCACAGAAACCTCACTGCAGAGCTGTGGACCAACAGTTGGACGGTGAACGAGGGCATGAAGTGAGACACAGCTACAACCCACCTCCAAAGAAGGACTTTCTTCAGCCATATCTTTCGGTTGAGGACTACCCAAATCAGCTAAACCCTACCAAACTCTTTTCCAAGTCAAGCACTGATGTTAGACAAGGCCAGAACCCGTTTACATATGAACTTCAGCATCAGAGACAACACAGCGATGATAGTACCTTTTCTGCACACCCCAACGCCACATGTTCACCAAAGATCCAGAGCGTTGGGAGCTACTACCGAAGCCTTCAAGATTTGCCCACCAACACTGGCAGTCGAAACCAAGCCAGAACCTCCATGGCCTTTGACCCTAACCATGAGGGCCAGGCTCATTTCCGCTACTACTGCATCACTGCCCAGCAGCCATCCTTGGAATCACCTACGCAGGGTTGGAtgaaagatgaacgaaggtctgaAGTGGGAACCACCCAAGGTGCCTCAGACAGAAGCTTTGCTGGTTCTCAAAAGGTTGTGAAGACTAAGTATCCCCAACTGTACCTCAGTGTACCTGAGAACAAGAGCTCCAACAGTTACAACAAACAGACCATCAGTCCTCCTTCATCTCAAGCTACATCCCCAAATCATCTGACTTCAAAGTCCAGCTCTGGGGAAAGAGAGACTCCAAAGAAGAAAGATGGAGTTAAGTCACAGCCTTTCAGGCATGTATCAAATCACCAGATGGAGCAGAAGCACTCTGCATCCACTTACCACCAGGACAATCCGTGGATCAGCAAGCAGGATCAGAAGATCTGTCCATACAAGACACCTTTGTTGCATTCTTTGGCCCAAGAGAGCAAGAAGATGGCAGAAAAATCAGTGGCAGCCAAAGGAGGAAGTCAAGAATCAACTGATGCCATTGGTGGCAAACAGGGAAGACGGAGTGACCGCTATGCCACGACTCTACGCAACGAGATCCAACAGAAGAGGGCCCAGCTTCAGAAAAGCAGAAGTGCAGCTACCTTGACCTGCTCAAGTGAAATTGAGGAGGACTCTGACATTTGGAAGTCCAATGAGAACTCCACATCATCTTCTGATGGCTCCTTCTCCAACACTTACAAGGATCATCTAAAGGAAGCCCAAGCCAAAGTTCTGAAGGCCACGTCATTTATGAGGAGGGACCTGGAGCTTCCTGGGAATGAAATTGCACTGGGTCAACCTCCTAAAAAACCTGGGACTGTCCATGGACAAGTCACTCGCATTGGGGGGCGTAAAAGGTTTCCCATGGATAAAAAGATACACTCCTTCTCCGAACCAGACAAGATCAATGAAGTAGGAGTAGAGGATAAGGCAGCTGGGTCCTTTGTGGACCGATATAAGTTCTTTGAAAGTTCCTGCAAACCAGTTCACCAAAGGCCCATTGCAAAGCAATCCCTGCTCAGTCCCACTGAAGACCAAGATGAGAGGAAGACTAGATTAACTGGAGAAACTGAAAGCATCCATCAATCTCCCttaaaacagagtaaatcaagccattctgaTCTTCATACTGAGGAGCAACAACGACTTGGTACATTTGCAGAATATGAAGCTACATGGAACATGCAGAAGAAGCCAGTGGAAAGAAGAACCACAGGCAGATATCATTCAGCTGAAAATATCCTCGACTCAGGCTTGGAGGAATCAAGCAGCACAGTTTGTGTTCATGAAAGATCCCGTTCTTCTCCTTCTGCTGACTTCTACGGACAGGTAAGAGGATCCTTTGCTTTGTCATGATACTGATAATGTCTTTGGTGCCAAAACATGGTACCAACTTCATAAAGAACAGTGTATCTACATTTCATTAGATACACTGTTTTCTCTGCGGAAGCAGATGATTGGGTTGTATTGTTCGGAAACAGCTGTAAAGAGTCAGTGCTACTGACAAAGTGGATGAAGATAGGTCTGTCCTTCAGGTAGAAGAATCTTTGGCATCTGTGTTAACAGATCcacatttctttcagaaaattcCTCTGCCAACCAGAAAGTCTCCTGTGGAATCTCCACCTGAACCCAAGGACCAACAAGAGGCCCGTATCAGTAGGTAAGGATTTTTTGCCTTATCTTGGTGATCAATCCATCTGTATCAGGAGTGAAACTCATTCCtagagggccggtgtcctgcagagtttagctccccATTTAGACGCACTTGAACTAGCTAATCAagcttactaggcatactagaaacttcccggcAGTTGTATTgtgtaaactctgcaggacaccggccctccaggaccgagtttgggcacccctggtctataTTTTCAGTGATCTGTTCATGTAAAGACTAATGATATGTATGTTTCATTGTAATTTCAACATCACAGTGTATCTGAAAGAGAGCATGGTCTGCTCAACATCTCCGAACCTCTAGAGTCCATCACACTGAACGTTCTGATAAGTGACATGGAGGCTCTTTCCCCCAACCAGAATCCCAGACTTGATACGAGGCATCCGCCACCTTTCTCCTCGCATCATCTCCAGGTTCCCGTGTCAGAGCAACTGCTTCCTAAAAACAAAAGTCCTGAACCGCAGAGGTCTGCTCAACCCAAACAACCAGAAACCACATGCCCTTTCAGAGCCTCCCAGGAAGCTAGGGTTCAGACGTCTTCCCCTGAGCCAACTCAAGGACCATGTCCATCAGAACATCTGGAGAAAGACAAAAGCCAGCTCGCTGCACCAGAGGACAATCAGAAATCAGACACTGAGGGGACATTATCTCACAAACCACATCTTCTGGGTGGTCCCTTCATTTCTCCGAAGCAGAACGTTGATCTGACGGTAACCTCAGCCAACAGAACACGTTCTCCATCTCCTCAGTTCTTTCCACAGAGGCTCACAGATGAACCTCCTGCAGCTGTGCAGAAGTAAGTAGagttttagatactttttaagATGATCATTTTAAGGTGATCATTATtgccatttttttccttttgcagTAGTAAGAAGGAGGAAACATCAGAGCCAAACACTGTTGGGCGGAAGGTCCCCATACAGATCGTTTGTACCGAAAATGGTTCAGAGAGAGAAAATCGCAACTATCTGCCACAGGGTGAATCATCTGGATGCTCTGAGGTGCCTAAAACTGGCCAGCTAAAAAAACTAGATTCTCCAGAGCAATCAAAGTCACCGTTTATTGCCTACACCCGCCCGGATCCAAGCAGAAATGCAGAACATCAGGCTGACGAGTTGGTACAAGACAATAAAGAGCGGGTGAGGAGCAATGGTGTGGGCGAACACTCTGAGGAGGATCTGAAACGAGAGGAGCTGGCCAGGGATATCATGGGGAAGGACAAGAGTCTAGTGGACATCTTGGATCAGAGTAAAATGATGACTACCATGGATCTGATGGAGGGAATATTTCCACAGGGGGAGCAGCTCCTGGAGGGAGCGCAGCAGAGGAGGAAAGCATCCTCCAAACAGACTTCTCCCAAAAATACACAGCAGAGGTACACTGCCTGAGAATCTCTCAAATACATGTTCAGTCTTCATATTATATAGATgacattattttgcatttttggtaTTGAGTATTAAAGTATATGCCAGATTATGATTTGTGATATTTATGTGACATTTTCTGTTATGTCATTTCTCATTTCTTCTTCATCAACAGCAATTGGAGTCGTAACCTAGTTCAGTTATCTGTTTTACTCAGCTTTAGACTGAAAACCTATACACCACTGCCCTCTActgatacacaccacacacacacaactagtACAGCATACTTGACCTTAAATCTGAAACCGTCGTATTTGAGAATGATTAAACTATATTGACCTACTGATTTTCCCTCCAGATTTTTCCTTTTTACTGACACACGAATGTTTGATTTCTGCAGGGTGGAGGACAATATGGCGTCATCAGTGTCATTAGTGAGCAGTTCGTCGTATTATAGCACATCTGCACCCAAAGCAGAGCtgctaataaaaatgaaggacaTGCAGGAGCACATGGAGGAACAGGATTCAGAGGATGAACTCGATTATGACCTGTCCAGCAAGAAGGTACAAGGATTATGTCCattttgttgctttgttttgaCTTTGTGTTGTTCTTGTTACCCCTCCCATAGATGTTCTCATTGGCTGCTCCACATATTACATATTCGGTTGTAACTTTGTTGCTTTGTTCAGAATTTTTGCATTCAgtgagaacagaaaaaaaatagttaaagaTTAGTTGATTTGGTAATGATCTGCATATATAGTATAATCAGTCATAAATGAAACAGGCAAGTTTTTTGCTCTCAAGGTGTTTGAGTTAAATCattttacactatttacaacattttttcaaacattttacagtatttacattttacaacatttactaacattttagactatttacaaaattttacaaatattttacactatttacaaCAATTTACGACATTTACTAACATTTTACGCTATTtacatttaacaacattttacaaacattttacactatttacaaCATTTCACAAACATGTTACACtaacattttacaaacatttttaactatttacaACACTTTACTACATTAACATTTTACgccatttacattttacaacattttacaaaGATTTTGAACTATTTACAGCAATTTACAACAATTTTACgctatttacattttacaacattttacaaaattctACAAAGAGTTTACACTACATTTTACAAACTTTTTTCACTGTTTacacaaatttacatttactaacaatttacattattcacattttacaaacatttacaacatttactaacattttacaaaatgtttacactattaacaacattttacattttacaaaaattttATGCTATTTACAACATTTTCAAAGATTTTACATTACGTTTTACAAAGCTTACGCTATTTGCAACATTTTAccttttaacaaacattttatgctttttacattttgagtattttaagccatttacaacattttacaaacatttacaaatattttacaccatttacattttacaaacattttgcaCTATTTACAACGTCTTACAAACATTttaccttatatatatatatgttttacaaACATTCTATGCTATTTACagcatttacaaacattttacactgttttcattttacaaacattttacattatttacaacatttacaAACACTTACACTGTTTACATTTCAGTGCAGATCATAATCTGTATATAACTGTATATgactaaaaatatctttaaaaaggCTTGAAATCATGgcatagtatataaataattatgtgCATCTATTTATTCTCATTGCTTAAAATCTGCATAAATCTGTTAATTtggaaaataattacatttattcagtCAAGCATCCCTGCATTAATAACATATTCTGTCAGGATTGTTATATATCTGTTACATatgtttttaattcttaaagTGTGTCtttgtcatttctgtctctttGTAGCAAGAGTTGATTGACAGCTTAAGTAAGAAGCTGCAGGTGCTGCGAGAGGCGCGTGAAAGCCTGCAGGAGGACATGCAAGACAATAACGTTCTGGGAGAGGAAGTGGAGGCCACCGTACAGACCGTCTGCAAACCCAATGAGATGGAGAAGTTTCGCATGTTTGTGGGCGACCTGGACAAAGTGGTCAGTCTGCTGCTGTCACTGTCCGGCCGACTGGCACGCGTGGAAAACGCCCTGAACAACCTGGAGGAGGGAACATCAGCGGATGAGAAGGTATGAATGAGATGCATCTGCAGATGCGAATTGTATATGAGTTGTACTAATTCGTTCCCTCGTTTTAGCAAATTGTAGCCACATAGAACTAATTAGTTCCCTTGATTTAGTAAATCGTAGATGTGTTAGCAAATTGCAGCTGCGTTGTACCAATTCGCGCTCTTGTTTTAGTGAATCGCAGCCACGTTGTACCAATTCGTTCTCTCGTTTTACCGAACCGCAGCCGTGTTGTACTAATTTATTCTCTCATTTTAGTGAATTGCATATGCGCTGTACTAATTAGTTCCCTTGATTTAGTAAATTGTAGACGTGTTAGCGAATCGCAGCCGCTTTGTACCAATTCGCTCTCTCGTTTTAACGAATCGCAGCCGCGTTGTACCAATTCGCTCTCTCATTTTAACGAATCGCAGCCGCGTTGTACCAACTCGCTCTCTCATTTTAACGAATCGCAGCTGCGTTTGTACCAATTCACTCTCTCCTTTTAACGAATCACAGCCGAATTGTACCAATTCGCTCTCTCGTTTTAGCGAACCGCAGCTGCGTTTGTACCAATTCACTCTCTCCTTTTAACGAATCACAGCCGAATTGTACCAATTCGCTCTCTCGTTTTAGCGAACCGCAGCCGCGTTGTACCAATTTGCTCTCTCGTTTTAACGAATCGCAGCTGCGTTTGTACCAATTCACTCTCTCCTTTTAACGAATCACAGCCGCATTGTACCAATTCGCTCTCTCGTTTTAGTGAACTGCAGCTGCGTTGAACCAATTTGTTCTCTCATTTCAGTAAATCGTAGTCGCATAGAATACATTTGTTCCTTcgtttttgtaaatttttgccATGTTGTACTAATTTGTTTCctcattttagtaaattgtgGCCATATTGTCAAAGAACTTGatattaatgtgtttaaattCAACTTTATCATTTTAGTTAAAAGCTTGGAGATGTTTGACTGAATTAGTCCTAATTCAGTAATTTGTTCTGTACAATAAACAACACTTGTGTGTCGTACTTTCAGCACACTTTGATTGAGAAACGCAAACTGCTGATTCGCCAGCACGAAGACGCCAAAGAGCTGAAGGAGAACTTGGACCGAAGGGAACGTCTGGTTTATGAGATTCTGGCCAGTCACCTCAGCGAAGAGTGTCTCGCAGACTACCGGCACTTCGTCAAAATGAAGTCAGCGCTCATCATTGAGCAGCGCAAACTGGAGGATAAGATCAAACTGGGTGAAGAGCAGCTCAAATGTCTGAAGGACAGTCTGCCGCTGGACCAGAGACTGATGTACTGAACTATACTGAACTCTGAACTGGTTTTCACTAGACTGGACTAAACTAGACTCTAAGTATTGCTTGCGTGCATTGGATAGATTTATTACAATCAACACACAATCATTCTTATATCAGTtttgagctttccattgattccAGTTTAAAGTATTTTAGTGAATTCATTCATGCTTTGAATCCGCTCACGTTTTCAGGGATGTGCTGTATAAAACTCTCTCCTGTTTTTTAAAGGATCTTTTAAAGGAAGTTTTTTCTACCTGTATATACATGTTCAGCTAATTTATTTTGCTGCTGAAAGCTAACGGTGCTATTTACTGAAAGGTTAGATCTGCTTATTCTTGACTAGATCCACACTGAAAGCTGTTTTACTCATTTtgatgtaaatgttttaaactttcctgtttttttaacttcatGAAATAACCATATAGTTCAAAATAACTCATCTTGTATCTAAAATATGGTCCTGTGAACCAGAAAAATAATTTGATATACTGTTCATAAACATGCTTGCAGTGCACTTCTGCAATAaattggaataaaaataaaatattgtgcaaCTTCTGTTGTAGCTCTTCATAGTTATGGATGGGATGCAATTCATTGGACTGTCTGATATCACACTTGCTGTAAGGAAATAATGAATTAACATTTAGCTGTAAACAAGAATATTACGGTATACAAGTAATAAATTATCTCACGACTTGTTCTGAAGCCTCACCCACTTTATGATCTTTATGAGTCACCGTGAGTGACACTGTTTTTCCAATATAAGGTGATCTCAGATTCTTCATTGTTTGATTTTATGATGTTGACAGTGCTCATGAGCCGTGGTCAATCATTCACTAAAACATGTTCACCAGCTTCATTTACACTGAATTTTTCTGAGCAGGAAGTCAAGTTTCAGACAGCTTCCAGTCCAACGCTAAGCGCTTAAGATGAAGGAAACGCTGAGAGAATATTCACTTTACGGATCACTGGAATTGGTGCTGATGTGGTAATGCCttcattttgtacttttaaattataatttgtttGTAACTTTAAGATGTGATGCATATTGACTGATGCAGGAGCTTGAGAATAGAATGACAATGTTTTAGTCAGTTTTATGTAGTGTCAGTTTGCGTTTCTTTCGGatctgtaaatataaaaagcaaaacaatcaaGTATCTCATCTCATTATAATATATGATAGTTATGTGATGCTTATGCTTATGTAAAACAATCATATTCATGCTTTAATTCATCAAGGacatatttaattgatttaaaatgacagtaaagacatttataatgttgaaaaatatttctatttcaaatgaatgttgttcttttgaactttctattcatctgtgaatcctgaaaaaataatgtatcacagttttcacaaaaatgtgaagcagcacagctgtttcttTTAACACTGATAGTAATCAGAAATGCTTCTTGAAAACTTCTTCCCAGCGACTTGATTCTGTCTTATTTGCTAAAATGTTTCCTCTGCTCTTTATAGAAGCAGAATAAATATATGACATCTACACAAGACATTCTGCCCCAGATTTGTTTTCCAGGCACAAagccatttttatttgtttatatacttcaatttcaacattttatagCCGGTCTACTTCCTAAAAGAGTTTGACCTCAGTTTGCCGTAGTAAGTGGCATATATCATTGATGAATCAAGCCATAATCTGTAAAGCATTTCACATCACCctcaaatatattgtttaaaagtttggggtcagtacaatttttatttaaaaaaatgtaaataaaatatactaatttgttccctctTTGTGAACCTATTTGTTTCCTTGATTTAGTAAATCGTAGCTGCGTTGTACTAATTCGTTCCCTCGTTTTAGCAAATTGTAGCCACAAAATACTAATTAGTTTCTTTGATTTAGTAAGTCGTAGCTGCGTTGTACTAATTCATGCCCTCGCTTTAGCAAATTGTAGCCATAAAATACTAATTTGTTTCCTTGATTTAGTAAGTCGTAGCTGCGttgtactaatttgttcccttgtTTTAGTGAATTGTAGCTGCATTGTAGTAATTTGTTCCCTCGCTTTAGCAAATTTTAGCCACAAAGTACCAATTCGTTCCCTCGTTTAATGAATCATAGCTACTttgtactaatttgttccctcgttTTAGTGAATCGTAGCCGCATTGTAATTCATTCCCTCGTTTTAGCAAATTGTAGCCATAAAATACTAATTTGTTTCCTTGATTTAGTAAGTCGTAGCTGCGttgtactaatttgttcccttgtTTTAGCAAATTGTAGCCACAAAGTACCAATTCGTTCCCTCGTTTAACGAATCGTAGCTATGttgtactaatttgttccctcgttTTAGTGAATCGTAGCCGCATTGTAATTCGTTCCCTCGTTTTAGCAAATCGTAGCCACAAAGTACCAATTCGTTTCCTTGATTTAGTAAGTCGTAGCCGCATTGTAGTAATTTGTTCCCTCGCTTTAGCAAATTGTAGCTACAAAGTACCAATTCGTTCCCTCGTTTAATGAATGATGGCTACGttgtactaatttgttccctcgcTTTAGTGAATCGTAGCCGCATTGTAATTCGTTCCCTTGTTTTAGTGAATCGTAGCCACGTTGTAGTAATTTTTTCCCTCATTTTAGCAAATTGTAGCCACAAAGTACCAATTCGGTTCTTAGGTTAGTAAATTGTGGCCGCATTGTACTGATTCATTCCCTTGTTTTAGCGAATCATAGCTGCATTGTACTAATTTGTTTCCTCGTTTTAGTGATTCATAGCCATATTGTACTAATTCGTTCCTTTGTTTTAGTGAATTGAAGCCGCATTGTTctaatttgttccctcgtttaatacttttaatccGGCATACActcattaaatttatcaaaagtgacagcaaatacatttatgatgttacaaaagatgtttacttaaactttctattcatcaaagaatcttaaaaaaaaaatgtatcttagtttccacaaaaatattgagcagcacaactgtttttaacattaataatcataaatgtttcttgattagcaaatcagcatattagaatgatttctgaagaatcatgtgacagtggagactaaaattcagctttgatcaaagaaataaattacattttaacacagattcacaaaaaaccagcatatgctggttaggtacgttttgatgctggtttaagatggtcctttaccagcaacatgaccagcttaaaccagcaaaagaccagcataaaccagcatcaaaacatacctaaccagcatatgctgtttttttttcaccagagaGAGGAGACAAAATGTTGGTAAAATCTTACCAACTTAGATAAGATAACATAAGCAACAGGAAGTTAGTGATCTCTAAACtaaatctctctctgtctctttctctcagaGGGATGTCTGAGAGCTTTGTTTGCCAGGTTTCTTGGCGACAGCATTGGTTAGTTAAACCCACAACAAGCAATTAACTCCATAAAGAACTGCAGTCACATTCAACCGCTTCAGAAATAAGGTCGAGGCTCTACAGGATGGACCTTTTCCAGCAGGAAACCGCAGTCTGAGACCAGACGTCATGCCTTACCTCGTCCACACGGCTCACGCACAGTTCGTGGGGCTCTGGCTCGGTACGGTCGGATGGACGCTCGTCATCGTGACCGTGGGACTGGTGGAGTGGAGAGTTTGGGAAGTGTCCGATCTATCGG
Proteins encoded in this region:
- the shroom2b gene encoding protein Shroom2 isoform X3: MTSVTLNQVYCQETGRNESSCRPHSWHSAKSTDNPTSDTPKSEPNPVPDPTWQTNYDAGSPSKDFTSCWGQTNLRQVSCQFSSVGNMESVEPPSHAFSKEQPLSSKPNGGADHPVLESANSKPTSACNTILSGTADHGAPRCVINTEGMFYRGIPSDLGVPTDCHRYLQIPMGNGGRVSPSVEEQASSKFSSTGRSNHRPVWHIPENKMSTTQAPSPPLRSDSFTATRVHEKSLVGSFPEGLSVYPPQKPHCRAVDQQLDGERGHEVRHSYNPPPKKDFLQPYLSVEDYPNQLNPTKLFSKSSTDVRQGQNPFTYELQHQRQHSDDSTFSAHPNATCSPKIQSVGSYYRSLQDLPTNTGSRNQARTSMAFDPNHEGQAHFRYYCITAQQPSLESPTQGWMKDERRSEVGTTQGASDRSFAGSQKVVKTKYPQLYLSVPENKSSNSYNKQTISPPSSQATSPNHLTSKSSSGERETPKKKDGVKSQPFRHVSNHQMEQKHSASTYHQDNPWISKQDQKICPYKTPLLHSLAQESKKMAEKSVAAKGGSQESTDAIGGKQGRRSDRYATTLRNEIQQKRAQLQKSRSAATLTCSSEIEEDSDIWKSNENSTSSSDGSFSNTYKDHLKEAQAKVLKATSFMRRDLELPGNEIALGQPPKKPGTVHGQVTRIGGRKRFPMDKKIHSFSEPDKINEVGVEDKAAGSFVDRYKFFESSCKPVHQRPIAKQSLLSPTEDQDERKTRLTGETESIHQSPLKQSKSSHSDLHTEEQQRLGTFAEYEATWNMQKKPVERRTTGRYHSAENILDSGLEESSSTVCVHERSRSSPSADFYGQKIPLPTRKSPVESPPEPKDQQEARISSVSEREHGLLNISEPLESITLNVLISDMEALSPNQNPRLDTRHPPPFSSHHLQVPVSEQLLPKNKSPEPQRSAQPKQPETTCPFRASQEARVQTSSPEPTQGPCPSEHLEKDKSQLAAPEDNQKSDTEGTLSHKPHLLGGPFISPKQNVDLTVTSANRTRSPSPQFFPQRLTDEPPAAVQNSKKEETSEPNTVGRKVPIQIVCTENGSERENRNYLPQGESSGCSEVPKTGQLKKLDSPEQSKSPFIAYTRPDPSRNAEHQADELVQDNKERVRSNGVGEHSEEDLKREELARDIMGKDKSLVDILDQSKMMTTMDLMEGIFPQGEQLLEGAQQRRKASSKQTSPKNTQQRVEDNMASSVSLVSSSSYYSTSAPKAELLIKMKDMQEHMEEQDSEDELDYDLSSKKQELIDSLSKKLQVLREARESLQEDMQDNNVLGEEVEATVQTVCKPNEMEKFRMFVGDLDKVVSLLLSLSGRLARVENALNNLEEGTSADEKHTLIEKRKLLIRQHEDAKELKENLDRRERLVYEILASHLSEECLADYRHFVKMKSALIIEQRKLEDKIKLGEEQLKCLKDSLPLDQRLMY
- the shroom2b gene encoding protein Shroom2 isoform X5, yielding MESVEPPSHAFSKEQPLSSKPNGGADHPVLESANSKPTSACNTILSGTADHGAPRCVINTEGMFYRGIPSDLGVPTDCHRYLQIPMGNGGRVSPSVEEQASSKFSSTGRSNHRPVWHIPENKMSTTQAPSPPLRSDSFTATRVHEKSLVGSFPEGLSVYPPQKPHCRAVDQQLDGERGHEVRHSYNPPPKKDFLQPYLSVEDYPNQLNPTKLFSKSSTDVRQGQNPFTYELQHQRQHSDDSTFSAHPNATCSPKIQSVGSYYRSLQDLPTNTGSRNQARTSMAFDPNHEGQAHFRYYCITAQQPSLESPTQGWMKDERRSEVGTTQGASDRSFAGSQKVVKTKYPQLYLSVPENKSSNSYNKQTISPPSSQATSPNHLTSKSSSGERETPKKKDGVKSQPFRHVSNHQMEQKHSASTYHQDNPWISKQDQKICPYKTPLLHSLAQESKKMAEKSVAAKGGSQESTDAIGGKQGRRSDRYATTLRNEIQQKRAQLQKSRSAATLTCSSEIEEDSDIWKSNENSTSSSDGSFSNTYKDHLKEAQAKVLKATSFMRRDLELPGNEIALGQPPKKPGTVHGQVTRIGGRKRFPMDKKIHSFSEPDKINEVGVEDKAAGSFVDRYKFFESSCKPVHQRPIAKQSLLSPTEDQDERKTRLTGETESIHQSPLKQSKSSHSDLHTEEQQRLGTFAEYEATWNMQKKPVERRTTGRYHSAENILDSGLEESSSTVCVHERSRSSPSADFYGQKIPLPTRKSPVESPPEPKDQQEARISSVSEREHGLLNISEPLESITLNVLISDMEALSPNQNPRLDTRHPPPFSSHHLQVPVSEQLLPKNKSPEPQRSAQPKQPETTCPFRASQEARVQTSSPEPTQGPCPSEHLEKDKSQLAAPEDNQKSDTEGTLSHKPHLLGGPFISPKQNVDLTVTSANRTRSPSPQFFPQRLTDEPPAAVQNSKKEETSEPNTVGRKVPIQIVCTENGSERENRNYLPQGESSGCSEVPKTGQLKKLDSPEQSKSPFIAYTRPDPSRNAEHQADELVQDNKERVRSNGVGEHSEEDLKREELARDIMGKDKSLVDILDQSKMMTTMDLMEGIFPQGEQLLEGAQQRRKASSKQTSPKNTQQRVEDNMASSVSLVSSSSYYSTSAPKAELLIKMKDMQEHMEEQDSEDELDYDLSSKKQELIDSLSKKLQVLREARESLQEDMQDNNVLGEEVEATVQTVCKPNEMEKFRMFVGDLDKVVSLLLSLSGRLARVENALNNLEEGTSADEKHTLIEKRKLLIRQHEDAKELKENLDRRERLVYEILASHLSEECLADYRHFVKMKSALIIEQRKLEDKIKLGEEQLKCLKDSLPLDQRLMY